The proteins below are encoded in one region of Aeromonas jandaei:
- the hslR gene encoding ribosome-associated heat shock protein Hsp15 — protein sequence MANHPESALEVRLDKWLWAARFYKTRSLARDQIDGGKVHYNGQRSKPGKQVEVGALIRFWQGQDEREVRVLAISDQRKSAPLAQQLYEETAESLKKRAENSEARRFNSQFAPSPERRPDKQERRQLLKVKQY from the coding sequence ATGGCCAATCATCCGGAAAGCGCCCTTGAGGTTCGTCTCGACAAGTGGTTGTGGGCGGCCCGTTTCTACAAGACCCGCTCGCTGGCGCGGGATCAGATTGACGGCGGCAAGGTGCACTACAATGGTCAGCGCAGCAAACCGGGCAAACAGGTGGAAGTGGGTGCGCTGATCCGCTTCTGGCAGGGGCAGGATGAGCGGGAAGTGCGGGTGCTGGCCATCAGCGATCAGCGCAAATCGGCACCGCTCGCCCAGCAGCTCTATGAAGAGACCGCCGAAAGCCTGAAAAAGCGGGCCGAAAACAGCGAGGCGCGCCGCTTCAACAGCCAGTTTGCGCCGAGCCCGGAGCGTCGCCCCGACAAGCAGGAGCGGCGCCAGCTGCTCAAGGTCAAACAGTACTGA